Proteins encoded together in one Bactrocera neohumeralis isolate Rockhampton chromosome 4, APGP_CSIRO_Bneo_wtdbg2-racon-allhic-juicebox.fasta_v2, whole genome shotgun sequence window:
- the LOC126757416 gene encoding uncharacterized protein LOC126757416 produces the protein MKTTLALIAVLLVLQNKSVSANVNVSEIVSALFQATFNSNGFSMEVVISKPLSTNETCANELNISVRKDIAVAGAYIRQALRIQQTVAQENFENLSQLKKELVANINNCVVQNADNICYFSAMQHTVRKIKALNHNQIPVDNAQILFRLEKLSRSLAIEFAKYNVCLLQHPEVTSPKPQASSESTASSLSTDSEPPASSLSTEKGSSDSSGTGETTASSLILPQTSSESTASSLTTEKGSSDSSGTGETTASSLLLPQIL, from the exons ATGAAAACTACATTGGCATTGATCGCAGTACTCCTCGTACTCCAAAACAAGAGT gtCTCCGCAAATGTGAATGTTTCAGAGATTGTCTCTGCCCTCTTTCAAGCTACTTTTAATTCAAATGGATTTTCGATGGAAGTCGTTATAAGTAAACCACTTTCCACTAATGAAACATGTGCTAACGAGCTCAATATTTCTGTTCGGAAAGACATTGCCGTTGCTGGGGCGTACATTCGCCAGGCATTGAGAATTCAACAAACTGTCGCtcaggaaaattttgaaaacctaAGCCAACTGAAAAAGGAACTCGTAGCAAATATAAACAACTGCGTCGTACAAAATGCAGACAATATTTGCTATTTCTCGGCG ATGCAGCATACTGTCCGGAAAATTAAGGCCCTTAACCATAATCAAATCCCAGTTGACAATGCACAAATATTATTCCGTTTAGAAAAACTGTCCAGGAGTTTAGCTATAGAATTTGCGAAATATAATGTTTGCTTATTGCAACACCCGGAAGTTACATCCCCAAAACCACAAGCCTCGTCAGAATCCACAGCTTCTTCGCTGAGCACTGATTCAGAACCTCCAGCCTCTTCACTGAGCACTGAAAAAGGAAGTTCTGATTCCTCAGGGACTGGAGAGACCACAGCAAGCTCATTAATTCTTCCACAAACTTCGTCAGAATCCACAGCTTCTTCGCTGACCACTGAAAAAGGAAGTTCTGATTCCTCAGGGACTGGAGAGACTACAGCAAGCTCATTACTTCTTccacaaattttatga